CCGCGCCGGGACCGAAAGAACGGTGGGACCGCGGGAACGACCCGGCCCGCGGTCGCATCCGCTGTCCGGTGTGCTTTGCCGCCTTGATCCCGCGCGCGCGCCGGACCAGAGTGCGCCGCCGACACCATGCCGGCGTTGCGGAGCCCTGCCCCGATGATCTCCCGCCTCACGACATCCCGGACCTGCGGCGCCCCGGCGAACGGCCGCGGACCGGCCCGCACGGGCGATGCCTATGCCCCGGTCCGCGCCCATGCCCTCCGGCTCGTCCGCGCCGCCGCTGCCGCGCTGATGCTCTCCGTCCCGCTGGCGATGCCGGCCGCAAGCCCGGCGCAGGCACAGGCCAACCGTCCGGACACCGCCGCCCGCTCGGTGGTGACGGGGGCCGGCTCGACGCTCGTCTTTCCCGCGATGTCGCGCTGGGCGGCGGGCTTCCAGCAGAAGACCCACATCCCGGTGAGCTACCAGCCGAACGGCGTCGCCTCCGCCCGCTCCCAGATCGACGAAGGCGCGATCACCTTCGCGCTGACCGATGCGCCGTTCAGCGCGGCCGATCTCGACAGCTACGGCTTCGTGCAGTGGCCGCTGGTGTTCGGAGCGGTGGTGCCGGTCGCCACGGTTCCGGGCGTGTCGCGGCTGGAGCTCGACGGCGACACCCTCGCCAACATCTTTCTCGGCCGCATCACCCGTTGGTCGGATCCGGCGATTGCCGCGCTGAACGGCGGCATGAAGCTGCCGGACATTCCGATCGTCGTCGTCAGCCACGAGCACGAGGGCGGCGGATCGACCATCGTCTTCAACCGCTATCTCTCCGTGGCCAGCAAGGCCTATGCCGATGCGCTGCGTTCCGCGCGCGGCAAGGTGCCTTTTCGCGGCGAGCCCGTGCTGTCCACCGGCGACCTTGGCGTCGCGGTGACCGTGGCGGCGACGCCGGGTGCGATCGGCTACACCGATTTCGCCGACGCCACCGCCTCACGGGCGCCGATCGTGGCCTTGCGCACGCCGACCGGCACCCTGACCGCCAGCCCGGAGAGCTTCACCAAGTCCGTGGCGACGCTGACCGCGGGCTTGAACGGCGGGCTCGGCTTCGCCGACCTCGTGATCGACCCGGCGAAGGTCGACCCATCGTCGATCGGCGGCTGGCCGATGATGGCGACGACGTTCGTCGTCATGGATGCCGTGCCGCAGAACCGCGACAACGCCGTCGCGGCCTTGCAGTTCTTCGACTGGATCTATCGCTCCGGCGGCGAGATCGGCGGATCGCTCGGCTACGTTCCGGCACCGCAGAACCTCGTGGAGGCGGTCGAGACGCTATGGACCAGCGCGATCATCATCGACGACGTGCCGCTCTGGCCGCCGAAATGAGCCGCGTTGCCGGCGGCTGGCCCGGCATTGCCAAACCCGGCCGATTCGTCCATACGCTCCGCCGGCCCGTCGTTCGCCGGCCCGCGGACGGCGCGGCAGGCAGAGAACAAGGAGCCGGCGGCCCGCGATGAAGCAGCGTGACAGCGCCCAGGGCACTCCCTCCAAGGCCCTCAAAGCCCCTCCCCTTCGTGGCGAAAGCCTTCCCTTGGCCGCACGGCTCTGGCGCAGCCATATCCGCGCGATGTGGCCGCAGCTCATCATGGTGCTCGTCGTCACGGCGATCGCCGCCGGCACCACCGGCCTCTATCCGCTGATCATCAATCACGCCTACGACGCCTTCACCGCGCGCGACAGCGTGCGCATCGCCTATCTGCCGGTCGCCGTGGCGCTGGTGACCATCGTCAAGAGCGTGGCGCTCTACGGCCAGGTGGCGCTGACCAACCGGGTGGCGACCCGCATCGAGACGGAACTCCAGATCGAGCTCTACGACCATCTCGTCGCCGCCGACGTCGCCCGGCTGTCGCGCGAAACCCCGGCCGCACTGACCCAGCGCTTCACCACGGACCTCGGCTTCATCCGCGAGGCCCTGACGCGGGCGACATCGAGCCTGGTGCGCGACGTGCTGACGCTGATCTCGGTGTTCGCGGCGATGCTGTGGCTCGACTGGCAGCTGTCGCTGATGTCGCTCGTCATCGTGCCGTTCGCGGTGATCCCGATCCAGCGCATCGGCAAGCGGGTGCGGCGGGTGACGACCACCACCCAGGAACAGATGGGCATGATGGCCGGGCTCGTGTCCGAGAGCTTCGGCGCCGCCCGCGTGGTGAAGAGCTACCGGCTGGAGGACTATCTCCGGACCCGTGCCAACACGGTGTTCGAGGTCATCCGCAAGCTGAAGATCAAGACGGCCGACCAGCGCGGCCGGGTGGAGCCGGTGCTCGAGGCGCTCGGCGGCCTTGCCGTCGCGCTCGTGCTGGCCGTGATCGGCTGGCGCATCGGGTCCGGCGCGTCATCGGTCGGCGAGTTCACCGGCTTCGTCTCGGCGCTGCTGCTCGCGGCACAGCCGCTGCGCGGCATCGGCAGCCTGAACACCATCCTGCAGCAGGGCTTCTCCGCGCTCGACCGCGTGTTCTCGGTGATCGACGAGAAGGCGACGGTGGTCGACAGTCCGGACGCCGCGCCGCTGGCGGTCTCATCCGGCGCGATCCGCTTCGAGGACGTGCGTTTCCGTTACCCGGACGGCACGCTGGCGCTCGACGGGTTCGACCTCTCCATCGCCGGCGGCAAGACCACGGCCATCGTCGGGCGCTCCGGCGCGGGCAAGTCGACGCTGTTCGGCCTGCTTCCCCGGCTTTACGACATCGAGGCCGGCCGTATCCTGATCGATGGGCAGGACATCCGCTCGGTGACGCTCGCCAGCCTGCGTCAGGCGATCGGCGTCGTCACCCAGGAGGCGGTGCTGTTCGACGACACCGTGCGCGGCAACATCGCGCTCGGCCGGCCGGGTGCGGACGATGCCGCCATCCGCGCAGCCGCAGAGGCCGCTGCCGCGGATCGCTTCATAGCCCGCCTGCCGGAGGGTTACGACACCCAGGTGGGCGACCGGGGCGCGCGGCTTTCGGGCGGCGAACGCCAGCGCGTGACCATCGCCCGCGCCTTCCTCAAGGATGCTCCGATCCTGCTGCTCGACGAAGCCACATCGGCGCTCGATTCCGAATCCGAGCATCTCGTCAAGGAGGCGATCGACCGGCTGTCGCAAGGGCGCACGACGCTGGTGATCGCCCACCGGCTTTCCACCATCCGCGCGGCGGACTGCATCGTGGTGCTGGATCAGGGGCGCGTCGCCGAATCGGGGACCCACGACGAACTGATCGCCAGAGGCGGCCTCTACGCGAGGCTTCACCGGCTGCAGTTCCAGGCCGGGCGCGACGACGACGGACGCGACGAGGACGGGCGTGACACCAACCCGGAGTCGGAGATCGCGCCCGCCTGAAGCGCATTCCGGCACGGAGCCTGCCGAGCGCCATCGTACCGGCGCCGCCGGTTTCAGGCCTGCCCGCATCAGGGCAACCTGAACGGGATATGCGCTAGGCGCCGTTGAGGAGCACGGCCACCTCGTTCTCGAGGTGGCCCGAGAAGCCGGTGACCTCGTCCGCCACGGTACGCGCCGACAGCGCCACCGTGCGAATCTCCGCCGTTGCGTTGGAGACACCGACGATCATGTCGCTGACGCTGCGGTTCGTGGCAGCCTGCTCCTCGACTCCCGCGGAAAGCACCACCAGAACGTCGTTCATCTGGCCGATATAGTCGGCGATTTCGGCGACCGCGCTTGCCGCACCATTGCTGGTGCTCTGAATGGCGGCGATCTGGTCGCGGATGTCGCGGGTGGCCTGGGCGGTCTGGGCTGCGAGCGCCTTGACCTCCTGGGCGACCACCGCGAAGCCCCGACCGGCGTCGCCGGCCCGTGCGGCCTCGATGGTGGCATTGAGCGCGAGCAGGTTGGTCTGCGAGGCGATGGCCTCGATCAGCACCGTGACGGCGCCGATCAGCTCGATGCTGTTGGCGAGAGACCCCACACGCTCGTTCGCGGATGCGGCCTGCTGCACGGCATCGCGCGACATGCCGGTCGCGCGCCGGATCTGGCTGGAAATCTCCTCGAACGAGGCCGACATCTCCACACCGGCGGACGACACGGCCGAGGCGGATTCCTCGGCCGCCTCACTGAGCTTCAGCAGCCGGCCGCTCGTGGTCTGCATCTCGGCGGAGGTATCGTTCATCGCCTGGATGACACCGCGCACGCTGTTGGCGACCTTGATGCTCTCGGTCACGAGCGACCACGTCACCATCGGGCGGAGATAGGCGCCATCGTCATTCCTGATCGCGACGACGTGCAGCCGCAGGGTGTCCGCCCCAACCTTGATGTCGGCCACATGGGGCAGGTTCTTCGGATCGGCCAGCATCGCGCGGATGCGGCCGGGCACCTTGTGGAACACGTCGATCGATGTGCCGATGAGGTCGTCGGCTTTGATCGGCAGGTCGTTCTCGACCAGCCGCAGCATCTCCACGCTGGTACGGTTGGCGTAGTCGATGCGGAAATCGGTGAGGTCGCAGGTCATGACGTTGACCGGCACGACCTCGATCATGCGGCGGAACAGTTCGTTCTTCCTGTCACGCTCGACCCTTGCCGTGACGACATCCCACGTCAGCTGCACGGCGCGGCACTCGCCGCGGGCACTGCGCACGGCCGAAAGGCGGAACTCCAGGATTTCATCGCCGAGTTCCACCTTGACGGCACCGGACGGGGCGGTCGCGGCGATCAACTTCCGGCGAGCCGCCGCATCGGACGGAATCAGGCCCGGAAAGAGGTCGAGTGACGAGCCGACCACCGCCTCTGGTCGGACCGGAAGCACCGCTTCGAGCGTCTTCAGAAGACAGCGCGCCTGTGCGTTCGCGTAGACGATGACGAAGCGGACGGGATCGCAGAGCAGGACGGCGACCGGCAGGTCGTCAAGCACGGCGGTATCGACATCCGCAGCGCTCGAGGCCCCGCGGAAGGCTATAAACGACTCCAAACCCATCTTAAGACCTCATACCCGCCAGTCCTTATCCTGGACGACGGTCATTCCAAACCCCAGGCCCTCGCAGTAACAGGCAAGCAGTTTGCCAGCGCGCGCTTTATCGGCCGCTTCTTGTGGGTCTTAATATACAGAGAGGCGAAGATTTTAATATCGACAAGTCGGTCGAAGCTTACCCGAGGCTTGTAGAGACAATGCAACCATCTTGAAGAGATGAAAACGCGGTAGTTGCATATCAAGGAGGCGCAGCAGCAACCATTCGCCGGGGTCTGCCGGCGCGGTTCCGACGCAGAATTCGGTAAGCAAGGCCGCCCGTCTGCCGGGCGGACTGGCAGATCTTGAAATGCCTGGCATTGCGGCGCTTTCACGCCGAAACGCCGGCCCCTGAAGGTTGCGAGCCGACTCAGCTCCTGAGGGCTTCCAAGTCGCGATAGAGCTCCAGCGCCTCCGGATTGGCGAGGGCTTCCTTGTTCTTCACCTCACGGCCGGCGACCACGTCACGGACGGCGAGTTCGGTGATCTTGCCGGACTTGGTGCGGGGGATATCGGCCACGGCCAGGATCTTCGCCGGCACATGGCGCGGACTGGCGCCGGTGCGGATCTGGGTGCGGATGCGCTTCTCGAGCGTCTCGTCGAGCACCACGCCCGGCCCGAGCCGCACGAACAGCACGATGCGGGTATCGCCGTCCCAGTCCTGCCCGATCGCGATCGCCTCCAGCACCTCCGG
The window above is part of the Pseudoxanthobacter soli DSM 19599 genome. Proteins encoded here:
- a CDS encoding methyl-accepting chemotaxis protein — protein: MLDDLPVAVLLCDPVRFVIVYANAQARCLLKTLEAVLPVRPEAVVGSSLDLFPGLIPSDAAARRKLIAATAPSGAVKVELGDEILEFRLSAVRSARGECRAVQLTWDVVTARVERDRKNELFRRMIEVVPVNVMTCDLTDFRIDYANRTSVEMLRLVENDLPIKADDLIGTSIDVFHKVPGRIRAMLADPKNLPHVADIKVGADTLRLHVVAIRNDDGAYLRPMVTWSLVTESIKVANSVRGVIQAMNDTSAEMQTTSGRLLKLSEAAEESASAVSSAGVEMSASFEEISSQIRRATGMSRDAVQQAASANERVGSLANSIELIGAVTVLIEAIASQTNLLALNATIEAARAGDAGRGFAVVAQEVKALAAQTAQATRDIRDQIAAIQSTSNGAASAVAEIADYIGQMNDVLVVLSAGVEEQAATNRSVSDMIVGVSNATAEIRTVALSARTVADEVTGFSGHLENEVAVLLNGA
- a CDS encoding substrate-binding domain-containing protein; this encodes MISRLTTSRTCGAPANGRGPARTGDAYAPVRAHALRLVRAAAAALMLSVPLAMPAASPAQAQANRPDTAARSVVTGAGSTLVFPAMSRWAAGFQQKTHIPVSYQPNGVASARSQIDEGAITFALTDAPFSAADLDSYGFVQWPLVFGAVVPVATVPGVSRLELDGDTLANIFLGRITRWSDPAIAALNGGMKLPDIPIVVVSHEHEGGGSTIVFNRYLSVASKAYADALRSARGKVPFRGEPVLSTGDLGVAVTVAATPGAIGYTDFADATASRAPIVALRTPTGTLTASPESFTKSVATLTAGLNGGLGFADLVIDPAKVDPSSIGGWPMMATTFVVMDAVPQNRDNAVAALQFFDWIYRSGGEIGGSLGYVPAPQNLVEAVETLWTSAIIIDDVPLWPPK
- a CDS encoding ABC transporter ATP-binding protein; the protein is MKQRDSAQGTPSKALKAPPLRGESLPLAARLWRSHIRAMWPQLIMVLVVTAIAAGTTGLYPLIINHAYDAFTARDSVRIAYLPVAVALVTIVKSVALYGQVALTNRVATRIETELQIELYDHLVAADVARLSRETPAALTQRFTTDLGFIREALTRATSSLVRDVLTLISVFAAMLWLDWQLSLMSLVIVPFAVIPIQRIGKRVRRVTTTTQEQMGMMAGLVSESFGAARVVKSYRLEDYLRTRANTVFEVIRKLKIKTADQRGRVEPVLEALGGLAVALVLAVIGWRIGSGASSVGEFTGFVSALLLAAQPLRGIGSLNTILQQGFSALDRVFSVIDEKATVVDSPDAAPLAVSSGAIRFEDVRFRYPDGTLALDGFDLSIAGGKTTAIVGRSGAGKSTLFGLLPRLYDIEAGRILIDGQDIRSVTLASLRQAIGVVTQEAVLFDDTVRGNIALGRPGADDAAIRAAAEAAAADRFIARLPEGYDTQVGDRGARLSGGERQRVTIARAFLKDAPILLLDEATSALDSESEHLVKEAIDRLSQGRTTLVIAHRLSTIRAADCIVVLDQGRVAESGTHDELIARGGLYARLHRLQFQAGRDDDGRDEDGRDTNPESEIAPA